The Alnus glutinosa chromosome 1, dhAlnGlut1.1, whole genome shotgun sequence region TTGAAGCCTCAGACAAAAACAATGCTAAGAGTTAAGCCAAAACATTAGTGTTGCaatcataaatgattaaataattttaacttgtgatgccaaaacaaatattgtgaaCCTAAATAATTGCAGAATAAgcgttcaaaaaataaataaaaaccagaTATTTTCATTATATTCCACATTTTTGCTGGAGGGAACTAGAGAGTAGAGTCTAAAGGAAAACTAAATGAATTGGGTATTTTAGTTCTTTTATGttgggcaaaactaaaaaataataatccagGGGgacaaaaatgtcattttgGGGGAACAACtttataaaatatgtatatttaaagaagaattttaaatattttggggGGACAATCGGCCCCCCACCCAAACACCTAGATCCGCCCCTACTGCTGCATGCATTTAGTAGCCAACTGAAGTTGAATATGaggagaaagaagagatgaaatgaaTTCACTATTGATGCAGGAGAAGATCGACATTAGTGTGGATTTATTTATGCATCTGTCTTCTAGTTTTCCCTTTCAATAAGGATtgggtttttccttttctattaggattatgtttttcttttcctattagGATTTGTTTCGcttttccattttcttgttAAATTAAAGAGCATATTTTAGTCTATATAAGGCATAGACATTCGATGAAACAATTCAGTTTTGAAGTATCagttaggggtaattaccttttttccctATGAATTACCGGCCATTATTAACATGCCACCACGAattgacacctcgaccaaaagagagcatgcaACTACCATTTGTGTACGTTTACCCCCCTTCCATCAGTCAAATTCgtgaaaagactcaaataccttaactcaaatttcaaatttacgtataataccttaaaattaaacaattaaaaaaaaaaaaaaaaaaggaaaaggaaaagagagggaATGGCTGttggtggcagccacccccttaagggaggggggtggccgcacgccaccccctaggcttggcaattcgggtttatgggtcgggttcgtgtcaacccgattacacaatcaggttcaacacgaacccgacccgattattaatcgggttgagttattaaacccgaacacgaccctaTTTTTCAACCGGGTTACTTGAACATGACCCGGGTAACCCGttgtgaagatgaagaagaagaaccgaAGGAGGCAAGAAGCGTGGCCGAGCCCACTGCCAGCCCAGCACTCAGTGATTACAGCACTGCTCATCGTCCTTGTTGCGCTTTTCCTCATGGGTTTCCTCTACATCTACTCGCTTTGTTTTTGCGCAAACTCTGCCGCCGAGTCACCACCTCTTTCTCCTCGAACTCGCTGAGACAAATCACGCAGTCGATTTGGTACTTCAAGTTCCTATAGTAAGAGTACACCAGCAAAGTCCGAATCGTCAACGGGTCCACTCTTTTGCGCAGGTTCGACCTGGGTGGAAGATCCGACAGTAGAGAAGACACTCGACCTGGACGAGGCTGGAGGGGTCTGGAAGATCGACGGTTGTACACCATGACTCGTGTATACTGTATAGAGGTGACTCAGGAGGCGTGGCCGCGTGAAATGAAACGGTGAAAGAAAGTGAAACCGAAAAGAAAAGGGATGCGGGTGCGGGCCGTGCGGCTAGGGtttgtcagttttttttttaataacaaatgggttataatcgtgttgacccgattatgacccgaacccaatTACCACAAACCCAAACCTtgtattttcgtgtcgtgttcgtgccggaTTCAcgagttgtgtcaaaaattgccaaccctaccaCCCCCTTGGTgcatctggggtggctcgcaggccacccccttcCCCTAagggaaatatatatttttttattaaattactgtttgagggtatttctgtttttaaacaaaatttaacgtctaaaaatCGAATATTCCGCCCAATTTAACGAGATTTTCTAATGGAAGGGTGGTAAAGGTACAAAAATGGTAGTTGCAtgttctcttttggtcgaggtgtcagtttgTGGTAGCATATTGACAATGGCCAgtagttcatgaggggaaaATATAATTACCCCTATCAATTAAATATCAATCTTTCAGAGTTATTTTTCTGTTTACTTATTTGGGGCAActagggtttttctttttcctatttgttattttttcttcctaaattcccttttcaatcttcatttcttagTTTCTGACTTTTTCGCTCATACATTTTTCTTGGGAATCACATGTTAATTTATGCAGTAATCATTGATTGAGGCCTCAAGTGTCTATGGTTTTTCCTTAGGAAATATTTTCTTACTTTCTAGACAATAGGTTCTCTCAATTTGCTTTCAGATGATAGGAGTTGAACTCATGGCGTTGAGTCCATGGTGGTTGTAACTTACCTCCAAAGTATAACAACATGTTCGAAAACCTTGAATATAGTATTTATTTGGCATGTTCTAGGACTTAATTCTTCATTAATTCCCTACCAGTTTGAGTCTTAGTTCTATTCCATAGTATGCCCTATAATTTGGTAATACTTTTTTATGAGATTATCTTGACTGAGATTATGAACTTGTTGGGTGTTTGGAGTAAgagcatttcattttttttcattgtttccCGCTTTGCATTGCTTTGTATTGACTGCCCAATAGATGACTCTTGATCATTACTTCCTGCTgaaaatatttagaaaacaaattGCATTTGTGCTTGAAAATTCAATAACATGAAGTATGAGACTCCTTTTTAACTTTTGTTAGCTTTAGGCACAATGGTTTTGTTTAAAATAGTAATTGCAATTCTGCAACAATGTGTTAGAAAAAGAATAGATTAATACATATAAAGaaaagtttagaagaaaatgGGGTAATCACTTTGTTGAGTCTAAAAGCTATAACATTGCCTTTTCAGAGGTGGAATATCGTATTTTCTCATTAATATCTGAAATAATTCTACACTTTAAGTTCAGATgtgtgaatttatttatttatttttgtgtataCCTTATATTGGTTGGCAGACATAGAATCTGATGCAGAAGGCCAGCAGCCAGAAAAATATGCCCTTGAAGTTGAAGAAGCCGGTCTTGCAATTTCTGCAGCATCCCGATTATTAGCAAAGCTGCTCGACTCTCAGCATTTTTGCCAAAAGATAAATTCCACCCATTTCACTAATTTGCTCCGAGAAATCCTAAAATCAAACATACCCCTTAACAAAAAAGATTGGGTTGCTGCTTCCTTAGTTAAAGTCAGCTCTATTTCTGGCCGCAACTCTGAGAATGAGGATCCAATCAACATGGAGGTAACTCTTTATGAGACCATCCCAAGACTTTTAGAGAAGAtgaaaacctctctctctcaggaAGTACAGGAAGCTGCAGTAATGGAGCTCAACAGAATAATTTCTGAAGGGGTGGTGGATTCAACTCGAGCTATTGCTGCTGAGGGTGGAATATTTCCATTGGTAAAGCTGATTGAAGAAGGAAGTGAGAGGGCTGTTGAAGCAGGTTTGGCTATACTGTATAATCTAAGCATGAACAGTGAGAATCATTCGGCAATTATAGCTGCCGGAGCCGTGCCGGCATTGAGAAGAATTGTACTATCTCAAAGGCCACAGTGGCCACGAGCAATTCATTTGTTGAGGACTTTACCTACTTGATTCTACAATTAGACCAAGAAATTGATAACAGATATGTATTTTTGTAGGAGCAATTGTACTATTATCCTTTTTGCTCAACTCAGAGAACCAACAGGACAGTTATATGGACATCATAGTGATATTATGCGGTTAAATACATGCTACATTGTCTTGTTTAGCACCTTAAAATTGAATTCAAGTCCACCTTTCATAACAGAGTTTGCCTTTCTCATACCTTAGAGATTGTTTATCTGGAAATTCCATTGTTGAAATATGCGTATATGATCTCATTATCTTTAAGGGTGCAAAATagaaaatgagaaacaaaagccAAAAACCATGTTCCTATGAAAGTAGTGTGTTTGGTAAACATTTCcgttgtggatttttttttttttttttttttaaaaaaaaaatattgtaataaaaagtgattgatgtaatataaagtggaattttttttaacaaacttttgtatgaaaaaatgaaaaaaaaaaaatgtaattgattcaatataaaaatgaagaaagttgGTAAAAAGTTATTAATCTCATAAAAAGTTGAATGTTTTAGAGTTGATTTTTTCAGggaaaaaaaacgaaagaaagaaagaaagagtgatTTGCCAAACATAGTCGATATTTGCTGAGTGGTGCCTCATCCACGCTACATAACACCTTTGAGAGAAGAATTTACGGCAATGATCTATTTGAATTGCTAGCGATTTGAGTTGGTAATGTATGAAACTCCTTATGAAAATGttgttcaaataaattttgagctaTCCGATTACTCATCCAAATGGGTGGATCCTATATGAAATCCCTCgcattatttactcaaattgtAAACAAATTCGCATGTAATTTCTATGGATTTCAATCCTAATCTCATGGGACCTACCTCACGAATAGATAGGTGAAGAGTCCAAAATTTGGACAAGCTTGATTCATGTAAGCTCACAATATATTGCCTAAATTATTAAGAATTTGAGCAAAAAATTGCTGAGGATGAATCTCCGAGACAACCTAGTAAGACTGAGTGGCAGCTATTAGGTTCCTGTCTTGTAGCCAGTGCTTTGAATGTTGTACTTTTATTTctagatagttttttttttttttttttttttttttttttaagcaagatattttcatttcacttaaCTGCTTTTTAGCCTTGGTAGTTTATGTTGGAGAGTGAGAAGGAAGAATGATCCAACCAATCCACACCAAGTGAAAGTAGCAGACAGACACAGATACCATGTATTGCTTATCCTGCCTTTCCATAACCAAACCTCTGGTTCTTGCCTCTCTCCCCACCAATggctctcctcctcctcctcttcctcctatCCAAACCAATCCCACTAAACCTCCCATGCACACAACAAAACCCACAACGTCTCTACCCAAAAagaagcagcagcagcagcagaacAAACGACAACGGCCCTCCATCGCCGAAATAGAAAGAGCTATCGGTGCTGGAAGGTACCGCGACATTGATGCCAGGCATGTCCCACTTCTTCCTTCTCCACAAATCCAGCATTTCCCGTCAAAATTGTTCCTTGTTTTTGAAGTTTTGTTGTTGATTATATATAGGTACTGTTTATCTGGTTCTGATTTTTGAGGTTTCTTTGTTGCAATAATCAGTGAAttaaaggaagaagaagtggcCAACTTCGACTTCATCTCGATGAGTTTTACTGGCATGTTTGAAGGGCCGGTGGAGAAGAAGCTCCGTGAGACGGGAGAGTGGCTAACCACTTCCACCGAGAGCAGGTTTCGTGCCTCTGGTAATCATTATTCTACTCCATTCTTATTATTGAAGTTTTTATAATCTTTTACTCAATAAACCAGAGTAACCCACTTAAGTAGGATAAGCCTTAGATGTCTGATGTTTGTTTGATTTATAGATTTAGCTTTACTGTGCTAGTGAATAACGTTATAAAAGAATAGGAAGAATCGAACTgttcttttgagtttttgtgAGCTCCGTTCTTATGGGTTTTGCCATTTGTTGGCAATGAAAAGGCATTTTAATAAATGGGGTCGGATTTACCTTTGTTTTGGTGGTTATAGATTTAAATTGTTTAGGCTATTTGAGTCAATAAAATAGTTTGCAGCTTCAGGAAGATTCAGAGTTTAAAGGAACATCCCTGATGTAGTACtgaaaatcactattagattctAGACGGGTTAATTTGTCTATTGTTAAATATCAATGACGATTTTCAGTGCCACGTCAGGGAGTGAGCACTTGGAAGTACACGTAACATTTCTCTTTGCAAAAAGGTGGAACCTAATGATGGCTCGCAGTCATGTTTTGCTATAACCAATTATAGGATTTTCTTTTCCGAAATGACTTTCAgttgcatataatataattagATTAGGGAATGGCTAAACCAGATTGTTGGAAAAATATTTATCGTACAATTTTGACTGAAAAAATCAACTAGCAAACAGTTAATTGGTAGACATTTGTTTTGTACACTTGGATAAGAAATTGAAACAGAACAGACATACTGCTTACCAAAAATCTATATTCAAAAGCACACCGAATTCATATCATTGTGCTATGATTTGAATGAGCAGTTGAATTAATgatgcttgattcttcctcaacaaTTGGTATGACCTTTATCATATTCTGTGGAGTGCTTACACTTGTTATCCTAGTGAGGATTGTGGTTAGGTTATCGAGTAAGTTCATATTTTGGCACCTATTGGACATTCCATTGCTCATATTTCATCCAGTTTGTCCAAAAGGCTGACATTGAAGAGGAAAGGAGAGATCTGCTCTCAACACAATGAGAGCCTGTTGCAAGAGCACAACAAGCATTGTCAAGGGTTTATGCATTTTTCTCCATAGAACAGTTTTCCTAAATGAGTGTGGCTTTTTTGTAAGCTGTTTGATAAATGTTGTATCTCCTGACTAGTATTAATGcaagttaaattcaataaaGGTCACAAAGTGAGGTGCAAGTAACCGAAACAGTATAAATGAAAGGACCACCTTAGAAAGAATAAAAAGCGCAACAAATTCAGAAGAATATCCCAAATATTTCCAAGCCTCTGATTCAGTACGAGCGCAAAGGGAGGAAGCCGAAGTCGGCGGTGGGTCTTGGAGAACAATAAGAGATGGGCTTTCTCAGGCGGGGGTTTATCAAGTCGAGCTCGTCCTCTCTTCCTCTAGCAGATCGTGGTGTCTCAGGCGGGGATTGTTCTAGTG contains the following coding sequences:
- the LOC133858687 gene encoding probable NAD(P)H dehydrogenase subunit CRR3, chloroplastic, which translates into the protein MYCLSCLSITKPLVLASLPTNGSPPPPLPPIQTNPTKPPMHTTKPTTSLPKKKQQQQQNKRQRPSIAEIERAIGAGRYRDIDASELKEEEVANFDFISMSFTGMFEGPVEKKLRETGEWLTTSTESRFRASGKKILMFIFQWMLPIWTLSLLMTSGVIKLPFSTPFLDDLVM